TCCAAATAGATTTGATGAAATAAATTTTTTCCAATCAAATAGTGAGGGAAAAATAATTGACTATCTTCATGAAATAACTTTAGAAAATTATGATGCCTTAATTATTAATCCAGGTGCATATGCTCATTATAGTTACGCTATTTATGATGCTTTATTAATTTTTAAAGGATATAAAATTGAAGTGCATCTTTCTGATGTTTATAATCGTGATGAGTTTAGAAAAAAATTGGTAACAGCACCAGCTTGTCAAAACATAATTAGTGGATTAGGAATTGAATCATATTTGAAAGCATTAAGTGAATTAGATGCGTATTTTGAAAAAAATATGTTATAATATTATTGGTGATTAATTTTGAAATTGAAGAAAAATAAAAAATATAGTGCTATTGTAATAGTAATAACAACTATTGTAATAGCTTTTGAATTTTATAAAAATAATTTTGGTAACATTCAAAGTAACTTAGCTAATCAAGTTCAATTAGTTAAATGTATTGATGGTGATACTGCTCAGTTTACTGAAATTGGAAAAACGAGATTTTTATTCATTGATACACCAGAAAGTACAAATAAAATTGAACCTTATGGTAAGCAAGCATCAAGGTATACTTGTGATTTACTAAAAAAAGCTAAAGTCATTACATATGAGTATGATGGTAATAAAAAAGATCGTTATAATCGCACTCTTGCTTGGATTTTTGTTGACAATCAACTGTTACAAGAATTGATTGCTAAAGAGGGTTATGTAAAAAAGTATTATGATTATAAAGATAATTATAAATATGAATATCGAATAAGAAAAAGCCTTAATGATAAATATCATATTTTTGAGGGGGAGTAAAATGATTAAAAAATTTATTAAAGAGTATAAGCCGCATTTGAAAATGTTTTTAGCTGTTTTGTTTTCGTCGATTACAATATCACTGATTGATTTATTTATTCCGACTTTAACTAGCGTTATTATTAATAATGGAATTGGTGATAAGCAGTATGATTTATTTTTGAAGGTTGCTGTTTTTATGATTGCATTATATTTAATAAGGGTTTTATTGACATATTTTGTTACTTTAAAAGGTCACATGGTTGGTGTTTCAATTGAGTTTGGTATGCGTCGTAAATTATTTGATAAAATAACTTCGTTACCAGTTAAGTTTTTTGATAATAACTCAGTAGGACGTTTGATGGCACGTATCACTAATGATTTAAATGAGATATCAGAGGTTGCTCAT
Above is a genomic segment from Bacilli bacterium PM5-9 containing:
- a CDS encoding 3-dehydroquinate dehydratase-2 (product_source=KO:K03786; cath_funfam=3.40.50.9100; cog=COG0757; ko=KO:K03786; pfam=PF01220; superfamily=52304; tigrfam=TIGR01088); protein product: MKLAIINGPNINMLGYRETEHYGRLNYQELINEIKNKVPNRFDEINFFQSNSEGKIIDYLHEITLENYDALIINPGAYAHYSYAIYDALLIFKGYKIEVHLSDVYNRDEFRKKLVTAPACQNIISGLGIESYLKALSELDAYFEKNML
- a CDS encoding endonuclease YncB(thermonuclease family) (product_source=COG1525; cath_funfam=2.40.50.90; cog=COG1525; pfam=PF00565; superfamily=50199; transmembrane_helix_parts=Inside_1_8,TMhelix_9_26,Outside_27_161), with product MKLKKNKKYSAIVIVITTIVIAFEFYKNNFGNIQSNLANQVQLVKCIDGDTAQFTEIGKTRFLFIDTPESTNKIEPYGKQASRYTCDLLKKAKVITYEYDGNKKDRYNRTLAWIFVDNQLLQELIAKEGYVKKYYDYKDNYKYEYRIRKSLNDKYHIFEGE